The Christensenella timonensis DNA segment GGGAATCCGTCGCCGGAGCTGTTTCCGGAGGAAACGCTTGCGGAGATCAGTGAAGAAATTATTGCGGAAAACGGAAAGAGCGTGCTGCAATACGGCGGGACGCTGGGCGTTCCGGCGTTTATCGAGCTTCTAAAATACCGTAACGAGGATATCATGAAAGAAACGGACGATCTCGTCGTGCTTTCGGGTTCTTCGCAGGGCATTGATTTTTTTGCGCACACGATGATCGAAAAGGGAGACGTGATACTTGCGGAGTCGCCGTCCTTTTTGGGCGCGCTGCAAACGTTCCGCCTTGCGGACGCGGATATCAAGACGGTATCTATGCAGCCGGATGGGATCGACACGGCGGAGCTCGAGGAAAAGATCAAGCAATATAATCCGAAGTTTTTATATACGATCCCCACGTTCCAGAACCCCTCGGGGATCACGATGAGCGGGCAAAAGAGGCAGAAGGTATACGATACCTGCGAAAAGTACGGCGTGCTCATCTTAGAGGACGACCCATACGCGGAGCTGCGGTACAGCGGGCAGCCGCTTGAAAGTATCAAATCTTACGACCAGAGCGGCATTGTCTGCAAGCTGGCGAGCTTTTCCAAGACGATCTCGCCCGGGCTGCGCGTGGGGTATGCGATCGCGCATAAGGACATCATCGCGAAGTTCAACCTGTTAAAGCAGGGCGCGGATGTACATACCTCCAATCTGACGCAGGCGATGGTCATGGAATTTTTGAAGCGCGGGTATTATGACGGCCACGTCAAAATGCTGTGCGCCGAATATAAGAAGCAGCGCGACGCGATGTGCGGCGCGATCGACAAATATTTCCCGCAGGATGCGGTGCGCACCGACCCGGAAGGCGGGCTGTTCGTATGGGTGACCCTGCCGGAAAAGGTAAACGCGCGCGAGGTATTCGACGCATGTGTGGCGCAGAAGGTCGCGTTTGTCGTAGGGCCTCCGTTCTTTGCGGAGGGCGGCCACGAGAATACGCTGCGTATGAACTTCTCCATGCCGACAATCCCCGACATTGAAAAGGGCGTGGAGCGTATGGGGCAGATCATCAGGGAATTTGTGTAACCGTGCCAGGGCTCGCGCCTTTTGGAAAAGTATAGGAATGTTAACTGCGAAATTTTAGGAGTTTAGATAAATGGCAAACGTTTTTGACACATTACAGGAAAGAGGCTTTTTAAAGCAAACGACCCATGACGGGTTAAAAGAGATGCTCGGCAGGGAAAAGGTCAAGTTTTACGTCGGGTTTGACGCGACGGCAGACAGCCTGCACGTGGGGCATTTCGTACAGTTGATGGCTATGGCGCACATGCAGCGCGCGGGCCATGTGCCGATCGTCCTCATTGGCGGCGGTACGACGATGATCGGCGACCCGAGCGGGAAATCTGACATGCGCAAGATGATGACGCGCGAGATCATCGCGCACAACGCAGACCGTTTTCGCGAGCAGATCGGCAAGTTCCTCGATTTTTCGGACGGTAAGGCGCTGATGGTGGACAATGCCGACTGGCTTTTAGACCTCAACTATGTGGAGTTTTTGCGCGAGATCGGCACGTGTTTTTCCGTCAACAGGATGCTGACGGCGGAATGCTATAAGCAAAGGCTGGAAAAGGGACTGACGTTTTTTGAATTCAACTATATGCTGATGCAGGCATATGACTTTTTGGTATTAAGCCGTAAATACGGCTGCACGCTGGAGATGGGCGGGGACGACCAATGGAGCAATATTTTAGCGGGCGCGGACCTCATCCGCCGCAAGGAGCAAAAAGAGGCGTATGGCCTTACCATTACCCTGCTCTTAAAGAGCGACGGCAAAAAGATGGGCAAGACGGAATCGGGCGCGGTATGGCTTGATCCTGAAAAGACGTCCCCGTATGATTTTTACCAGTATTGGCGGAACGTGGCGGACGCGGACGTCAAGACGTGCCTTTCGCTGCTGACGTTTTTGCCGATGGACGAGGTGCGGAGGCTTTCGGCGTTAAAGGATCATGAGATCAATGATGCAAAAAAGATACTTGCGTTTGAGATAACAAAACAGGTGCATGGGCAGGCGGCGGCTGTAGAAGCGCAGACCGCGGCGGAAGCGCTTTTTGGAAGCGGCGGCGCCGGCGGCAGCATCCCGACGACGCAGATAAGCGCGGCGGAGCTGGCAGAGCACCCGCAGCTTTTGGACATCATGATCGCGGCGGGGCTGACGAAGTCGCGCGGGGAAGGCCGCAGGCTTATAACACAGGGCGGCGTTCTCCTGAACGGCGAAAAGGTGACGGATGAATTTGCGTCTTTGAGCGAGGCTGATTTGGCAGGCGGCGGCGCGATGATCAGGAAAGGAAAGAAAGTTTTCCATAAGATCATTTTGAAATGATATGGAGCTGAAAGGATACACATGCCTCGCGCAGCGGGTGGAACATGAGATTGTTATTAAGAAATCGCGCTTTATTTGCGCGCTGATCCCGGCGGAGGACGAGCAGCAGGCAGCTGCGGAGCTCCTGAAAGTCAAAAAGAAGCATTACAACGCAGCGCATAATTGCTCCGCAATGATTTTGAAACCGGACGCGTCGTTTGAAAAAAGCTCGGACGACGGGGAACCGCAGGGCACGGCGGGGCTGCCTATGCTGGAGGTTTTGCGGCACAGCGCCCTGACAAATATCCTGGCGGTAGTGACGCGGTATTTCGGCGGGACGCTGCTTGGCGCGGGAGGGCTCGTGCGCGCCTATTCAGCCAGCGTTTCCGAAGCGCTGGATGAGGCCAAAACGATTGAGATGATCCCGGCGGTGGAGCTTGGGTTCGTGGTAGAATATGCGGATTATTCCAAACTGCAAAGCATCGCCAGCGAATACGGCGCACAGGTCACGGCCGAATTTACGGACAAGGTAACGGCGCGCATGACGCTGCGCCGGCTTGCGTTTGAACAGGTGAAGAAAAAGGTTCAGGAAGCTTTTTTCGGTATGGATGTGATGGAGCTTTTGGGGGAAAGTTACATCAGGCAGACGGGGGATTTTAAAAAATAAATATATATATTGAAGAGGATGATGAAGATGGAAATCAAATTTTTGGAGACGGATGGACTGAAGAAAAAGCCGGAGGACGAAAGCAATCTTGGTTTCGGAACGATTTTTTCGGATTATATGTTCATTATGCGCTACACCGAAGGACAGGGGTGGCACGACGCCGAGATCAAGAAATATGAGGATTTCAAGATTTCGCCCGCGGCGACCGTATTCCATTACAGCCAGGAGGTTTTTGAGGGCCTGAAGGCTTACCGGCAGGTAAACGGGGATATTGTCCTGTTCCGTGCCAAAGATAATTTCAAGAGGATGAACAACTCCGCGAGGCGCCTGGCGATGCCGCTTTTTGATGAAGCGTTTGCGCATCAGGCGCTGCGTGAACTGGTGAAGATCGACCAGGACTGGATCCCGCACCAGAAAGGGACGGCGCTTTACATCCGCCCCAACTATATTGGGATGGATCCGTTTATCGGCGTACGCGCGGCAAGGGAATATGCATTTTATATCATGATGGGGCCGGTGGGCGCTTACTATGCAAACGGCCTCCAGCCGGTCAAAATCCTGATCGAAAAGGAATATACGCGCTCTGCCAAGGGCGGCATGGGCTTTGCAAAAACAGGCGGGAACTATGCGGCGAGCCTGATCGCGGGCGTTGAGGCGCACGGGCAGGGCTGCGACCAGGTGCTTTGGCTGGACGCGGAAGAACGTAAGTATGTGGAAGAGGTCGGCTCGATGAACATCATGTTTGTCATCGACGGCAAGCTGGTAACGCCGGAGCTCGACGGGTGTATCCTGCCGGGGATCACGCGCGACAGCGTAATGACGATCGCACGCGATATGGGGATCGAAGTAGAAGAACGCAGGGTATCCGTAGAAGAAGTGGTCGAAACGGCGAAGTCCGGGGCCATGAGCGAAGCGTTTGGCACAGGGACGGCCGCAGTCGTGAGCCCGGTGGGCGAGTTCATGTACGGCGACGAGACGGTGACCGTGGCAGGCGGAAAAATGGGCAAGCTTGCGCTTGAGTTTTATGATATACTGACAGGGATACAGTACGGCGAAATCAAGGATAAATTCGGTTGGACTGAAACGATATAAGGCGTCTGGCCTTTAAGCGGAGGTAAACAAACTTGAAGAAATTAGTATCAGTCATACTGACGATCGCGATTATACTGACCCTATGCCTTGCGCTCGGCGGCGTTGCGTCTGCCGCGGGCGTGAGCATCAAGGCGACAGTCAGTCCGGCATCCCTCGCGGGGGCAGGCAATGTGAAGCTGAACGTTGAGGTGGGCAATACATCAGGTGTGACGATATCAAATCTGCAGCTGCATTATCCGGGCAGCGGGGATACCGTTTCACTTGAGAATATGGCATCCGGCGATACGCAGACCTACAGCAACTCCCAGTGGGCGATCTCTGAAGATATGATCGGCAATGAGATGGCTTTTGAGCTGACGTTTACGGCGGAGGACGGCTCGGAAAAATCGGTGAGCACACAGCCATTCACGATCACGCGCAAGGAAAGCGTGGTGGATGTGTCGGGCGACGCGAGCGCAAGCACGGATACGATCAAGGCGGGCGACAAGGTCAAGTTTACTTTTGTGCTGCAAAACGACGGCAACGTCAAGATCACGGATTGTGCGTTGAAAGCACCGCCCATCAAGGACGGCGCGCAGATCGGCGATACCTTTTCCCTGTCCGCAGGGCAGAAACGGACGCTGGAGTGGTCGACCGTCCTAAACGACAGCACGGATGTAAAACCTTCGTTTACCTATAAGGTGAACGGCGAGACAAAAACGCTCAAGCTGGATACGATCAGCATCACCGCGGAGGGCAAGGATAAAAAAGCCGCGATGACAGTGAGCGCTACGGGCGACAACACCACAGTAAGGAGCGGGGACAAGGTCAAATTTACCATTGACGTCAAGAACAGCGGCAGCGCCGACCTGAAAAACCTGAAGGTCGTAGACCAGAACGGTAACAGCGTGTCCATGGATTCCAAAACGCTCCCGGCGGACGGAGGGTCGGCAGGAGGAACGCTGGAGGTAACGGTCACACAGGACGGGAGCTATACGTTTACCGCCACGGCGACGGACAGCGACGGCAACGAGGTCAAGGCAAGCTCGGCGGCGATACAGGTCAAGGTGGATGCGGAGGCGACCCCGACGGCCAGCGTGGACGTAAGCAACGTGATCCGCCTGGACGCGACCATCAGCACACAGGAGTTAAGCAAACCCGGCCCGGTTTCTTTTGAGTTCAAGATACATAACCTGTCGGGCGAAACCCTCACGGACGTCATCATTTCAGAGGCGACGCTGGGAGAGATCGCGAATATCGCTTCCATGCCTGAGGAAGAACAGACGGTGCCGTATACGGCGCAGGTCGATAAGACGGGAAGCTATACATTCACCTTAAAGGCAACGCTGCCGGACGGGACGACGGTAGAAACGACCACCGCCCCGGCGACGATCACGGTAAAACAGGCGGCAGGCGGGATGATGAACCTGCTCGTGCTCATGATCGTGATCATATGCGCGATCATCGGCGTGGCGATCGCCCTTGGTGTGGTGGTGCACAAAAACAAAAAGAAGAACGGCGGGAAGAATGGGAAACCGCGCCCGCAGAAGGAGCGCGGGTATGAAGAACGCCCGCAGCAGAGGAGCGAACAGCCAAGGGCGCAGCAGCGCAGGCAGCAGAGGCAGATGCCGCAGGAATCCATCGAGCCGCGGCCACAGCCGCAAAGGCAGAAGCAGCAGCGCCCGGCGAAGAAGAACGGCGGTTCCGGTTCCAGATATGGCGACAGGAACAAGTTCTGATGAAAGTACATTTAAAACGGCACGGCGGTTATCCGCTGTGCCGTTTTTGTATGGGGCAAATCCTGCTGCGGAAATCAAAAACACCGCTTCTGATGGGATTTGTCACATGTTTTCTGCTTGCTGCACTGGTAGCATATCTCGTTGTACAAAGGCTCGTCGTCAAAATAGGCTTTCAGGTTTTCCAGCGTGGTATGCGCGATGTTCTTAAGCGCCTCGTCCGTGAGGAAGGCCTGGTGCGAGGTAACGATAACGTTGGGCATGGTGATCAGGCGCGCCAGGATATCGTCCTGCATGATGGTATTGGAGAAATCCTCGAAGAAAAGGTCGCTTTCCTCCTCGTATACATCGAGGCCCGCGCCGCCCAGCTTCCCGGACTTGATCCCTTCTAAAAGCGCGTCGCTTTTGATGAGCGCGCCGCGCGACGTATTGATGAGGATCACGCCCCGCTTCATTTGCGCGATCGTTTGTTCGTCAATGACATGGTAGGTGTCTTTCGTCAGCGGGCAATGCAGGGAAATGACATCGGAATAGCGGCACAGCTGCTTTAAGGTCACATATTCCACATCCACATTCGGATTGGGAAAAGGGTCGTAGGCGACCACGCGCATGCCGAAGCCTTTGCAGATATCGATGAATACCTGCCCGATCTTGCCGGTACCGATCACGCCTGCGGTCTTGCCGTGCAGATCAAAGCCGGTCAGCCCGTTAATGCTGAAATTGAATTCGCGCGTGCGGTTGTAGGCATGGTGGATCTTGCGGTTTAAGGTCAGCAGCAGGGCCATTGCGTGCTCTGCGACCGCATACGGAGAATAGGCGGGGACGCGCAGGATATGTATTTTTCCCCATGCGGCTTTAAAATCGATGTTGTTGTAGCCCGCGGCGCGCATGGCGACCACGCGGATGCCGTTATCATATAATGCGGCGACGGTGCCTGCGTCGATGGCGTCGTTGACGAAAGCGACCACCGCGTCGCAGCCGCTGGCAAGAACGGCGGTATCCCTGTTGAGCTTGTTTTCATAATATTTGAACTCAAAACCGTACGCCTGCTTCAGTTTGTCGAACCAGACCCGGTCGTAAGGCTTCGTATCGTAAAAGGCGATCCTGATCATTGCTTTGCACTCCTTGCCATCATATCGGCGTATACCTGCTCCATGCGGTCAAGCATATAGTCCACCCGGTAGGTTTCCCCCAGCGCGCAGTAGCGGGGCGAATATTTTTCCCGTTCCTTTTCGTGGGAAAGCCACCAGTCCATTTTTTGCTGCAGGTCGTCCGCACTCCCTGCTTTAAATAAACTGTGAGGCGTGAGCGCAAACTGTTTGGTCGCCGAAAGCCTGGAATCGCTGATGACGGGGACGAGGCCGCATGAAACCGCTTCCAGGCAGGAGATCGCCTCCACATCCACGTCGGAGGCATGTACATACAGGCTGCAGGAGTTGATGAGCCGGACGAGCTTTTCTGTTGGGTAAAACGCGAACTCCGCCGTTACCCCCAATTTCCTGGCCAGGCGGCGATAACGGTTTTCCTCCGGCCCTTTTCCGGCGAATATGAGCCGGATACGCTTTTGATAACGGCTTTTGGCCGCGGCGCGGATGATCAGGTCTTGCCGTTTTTCGGGCGACAGCCTGCCGATCATCAGGACGCGGAAGTTTTCGGGGCGGGGGATATCCGGCAGCTTTTGGAAGCGATCGTCCACGCCGTTGGAAATGACATGCAGGTTTTGCCTATAACCGTGCGCCTTGAGCTCGTCGGCGATAAACTGGCTGGGACAGTGGATATCGTCAAAATAACGGTAAAACTGCCGGTGGAATTGTTTGTAGAAAATATCGGCCGCGCCTGCGAAGGGAATGACTTTGATATTGTAAATAAAATTTTCCGGCTGGATATGGAACCCGGCGATCACGGGGATGCCGCGCTCGAGCGCCATCAGCCCGGCGGCCTTTTCCAGCTTGAAGGGCTGCATCAGGTGGACGACGCCAGCCCCGTCGAGCGCGCGGCCGAGGACATCCGCCTCCGCCCTGCCAAAGGTGACGCTCTGGAGCTTTGCAACCTCGCTCACCAGCGGGATATACCGTTTTTTGACACGGTAAAAACAGGGATCATCTACATCGCCGGAGGCGACGACCCTTACCTCGTGTCCGCGCATACGCAGACGGTCAACATACCGTTTGGCGGAAATAATGATGCCGTTTGACAGTTCGTCGTACATATCTACGACAAATGTGACGACCACATAAACCCCTTCTTTTAAACCACGTTATTGATCGATGATCTGCATTTCAAATTTATCGTAAGGGAACTTATCGATAAAATCATCCTGCTTAAACATCACCTTGCGGAAAAGCCCGAGTTGTTTGGTGTGGGCGGTATGCCACATGGGAACCTCGATATCGAATTCCTTGGAAAAATGCTCAAGGCCATCGAGAAGGGCAGCGGACATATCTTCCTTGTCACTGGTGTATGTATCCGCCTTCAACACTTTTCCGTCCATTAAGATTTTTCCCCAGAGTGTGAGCATGCCGTAACCATCCTTTTGTTTATTGATAACAGATTGCGCGGGGGGAAAACATTTTTGCCTCCCGTTCCTTTTATTATAAAGGGATATGCGCCAAAAAGGAACCGCTGCCACTTGAAAAAAGTTCGATTTGCGTATAAAATGTACAACATATTATTTGTTATGGAAAAACGGAGGTACGCATTAAAATGGGAAAACCGCTGGGTTATAAAATTTTGGAAGAACACCTCGTATCCGGGGAAATGATTCCCGGAAGCGAGATATCGATCCGTATCGATTATACGCTGACACAGGATTCCACGGGAACGATGGCTTATTTGCAGTTCGAGGCAATGGGCATCGACCGTGTAAAGACGAAAAAGTCGGTGGCGTATATCGACCACAATACGCTGCAGAGCGGTTTTGAAAATGCGGATGACCACAATTATATTATGAGCGTGGCCAAAAAGCACGGGATCTACGCTTCCCGCCCGGGGAACGGGATCTGCCACCAGGTGAACCTTGAGCGCTTCGGCGTGCCGGGGGCGACGCTTTTGGGGTCTGACAGCCACACGCCCACGGGCGGCGGCATCGGTATGATCGCGATCGGCGCAGGCGGCCTTGACGTTGCCGTTGCCATGGGCGGCGGCGCGTATTACCTGAATTGCCCCAAATTTGTTAATGTGGAGCTGAAGGGCGAGCTTAGCGCGGGCGTTTCGGCCAAGGATGTGATTTTGGAAGTGCTGCGCGTCTTAAGCGTCAAGGGCGGCGTGGGCAAGATCATCGAATATACGGGCGAGGGCGTTAGCACGCTGTCCGTACCCGAACGCGCGACCATCACCAACATGGGCGCAGAGCTGGGCGCGACGACGTCCATCTTCCCCAGCGACGAGGTGACGCGCGAATTTTTGAAGGCACAGGACAGGGAAGCGGACTTTAGGCCCCTTAGCGCGGACGCGGATGCGGAATATGACGAGCATATTGTGATTGATTTAAGCTCCTTAAAGCCGATGGCGGCGATGCCGCACAGCCCTGACAACGTAAAGACGATCGAAGAAATTGGAAAAATAAAAGTCGACCAGGTATGCATCGGAAGCTGTACGAACGCTTCGTACCGCGACCTCATGCGCGTGGCGGCTATTCTCAAGGGGAAAACGGTTTCCCCGCATACGAGCCTGACGATTTCGCCCGGCTCCAAGCAGGTGATGAACATGCTGGCGAAGAACGGCGCGCTTGCCGATATGATCGACGCGGGTGCACGGATCCTTGAATGTGCCTGCGGCCCGTGCATCGGCATGGGGCAGTCCCCGGCGACGGACGCAGTATCCGTGCGTACGTTCAACCGCAATTTTTTTGGGCGCAGCGGGACAAAGAGCGCAAGCGTTTACCTCGTAAGCCCGGAAACGGCTGCCGTAACGGCTTTAAACGGGTATCTTTCAGATGCGCGCGAGCTTGCCGACCTTTCCATCCTCGACGTTGCGATGCCGGAAAAATTTGAAGTGAACGACAACATGATCGCGCCGCCCGCGGATTGCGCGTGCGATGTGGAGGTCGTGCGGGGGCCGAACATCAAGCCCTTCCCCATCAATTCGGAAATGCCGGATGAGATCGGGGCGGAAGTGATGCTTAAGATGGAAGACAATATCACGACGGACCACATCATGCCTTCCAACGCGAAGCTGTTGCCGTACCGCTCGAATATTCCGTACCTTTCGGACTTTTGTCTGGCGCCGGTGGACGAGACATTCCCCGCCCGCGCGAAGAAAGCAGGGAAATCCATCCTCGTTGCGGGCCAGAACTACGGGCAGGGCTCGTCCAGGGAACACGCGGCACTTGCGCCGCTATACCTCGGCGTGAAGGCGGTCATCGCCAAGAGTTTTGCGCGTATCCACATGGCCAACCTGATAAACAGCGGGATATTGCCGCTTGTGTTTGTCAATGAAGCGGATTATGATACTATCGACCAGGGCGATGTATTGAGGATCGCAGACGTACGCGGAAGCGTGGATGGCAAAGATGTGTTCACCGTGGAAAACGAAACCAAGGGAACGAGCTTTGAGGTACGCCTGGAGGCTTCGGAGCGCCTGCGCAAGATCCTCCTTGCGGGCGGGCTTTTGAACTATACAAAGAAAAACGCGCAGTGAAGAATTGCGGGCATAGAAGCGGGGAAGCGTACAAAACGCTCCCTGCTTTTATTGACATTTACAGCAGATTAGAATATCATTATACTGTCTAAATTTCGTCATTGTTTCGTTGGCGGGATGGACGGCAAATGATTGGAGGAAATATGAGTATACGCATCCTGGGGACAGGAAGTTACCTGCCGGAAAAAATAGTAACGAACGAGGACTTTGAAAAGATAATAGATACGTCGGACGAATGGATCACCAAGCGTACGGGCATCAAACGCCGCCATTATGTGGAAAACGGCATGTGGAACAAGGATATGTGCGTGATCGCGGCCACTATCGCAATGAAAGAGGCGGGTATTACAAAAGACGACCTCGGCGGTATCGTGGTTGCATCCGTTACCAACGAGATGGGCGTTCCTTCGGTGGCGAGCCAGATCCAGAGGGAGCTTGAGATCCCGCAGGCCATCTGCTTTGATGTGAATTCCGCGTGTACCGGCTTCATGTTCGCTTTAAAAGCGGTGGAAGGACTGCTGCGGCCGGGCGGAAAGCCGTTCCTCGTGTGCGGGAGCGAAACGCTGTCCCGTTTTATGAACATGGACGACCGTGCGAGCTGTATCCTGTTTGGGGACGGCGCGGGCGCGGTGGTCGTGGAACACGGCGACAACATGAAATATTTCGAGGTGTATTCCAAGCCGGACGTAAACGAAACGATCGTGATCAACGGTATGAATACATTAAAAGACGGTGTGCTGCAGCCTTCCTATGCAACGCTCAAGGGCAGGGAAGTGTACGTGTTCGCAACGCGCGAGGCGGAGCGGGTCATCCGCGCGGCGCTCGAAGCAACAGGCCAGGCGCCGGAGGACATCGACTGGTTCCTGATGCACCAGTCCAATTACCGTATTACGAAAACGATCGCCGGGCGGCTTAATATGCCGATGGATAAATTTTATTCCAATATCGACGACACGTCGAACACATCTGCGGCGAGCATCCCGATCGCACTCGACCAGATGAACAAGAAGGGTATGCTCAAAAGAGGAGACAGGCTTGTGATCGCCGGTTTTGGCGGCGGGCTTTCTTCCGGCTGTGCGGTCTATGATTGGTAAGAACGCTTTAAGCGTATCAAATAACAAATGATTTTCTGGGAGGAAAATAAACATGATTTATGAGAAGATTGCAGGCATTATCAGTGACAAAATGGATATTGACGTAGACGAGATCACAATGGACTCCAGCTTTGAGAGCCTGAAGATCGATTCGCTGGACATGGTTGAGATCGTTATGGACATCGAAGAAGAATTCGACGTTTCGATCGAAGAAGCGGAGAACCTGAAGAGTGTTTCTGACCTTGTAAAATTCATCGAGGACAACAAATAAGAAACACGGCGTATCCTGGTATAATTTAGAAGTTTTGAGGCTGCGGACGTTCCCGGTTTGGTGAGCGTCCGCATGCGCTATCTTTTTGGAGGAAAAAAACCTTTGGGTAAACTTGC contains these protein-coding regions:
- a CDS encoding branched-chain amino acid aminotransferase; this translates as MEIKFLETDGLKKKPEDESNLGFGTIFSDYMFIMRYTEGQGWHDAEIKKYEDFKISPAATVFHYSQEVFEGLKAYRQVNGDIVLFRAKDNFKRMNNSARRLAMPLFDEAFAHQALRELVKIDQDWIPHQKGTALYIRPNYIGMDPFIGVRAAREYAFYIMMGPVGAYYANGLQPVKILIEKEYTRSAKGGMGFAKTGGNYAASLIAGVEAHGQGCDQVLWLDAEERKYVEEVGSMNIMFVIDGKLVTPELDGCILPGITRDSVMTIARDMGIEVEERRVSVEEVVETAKSGAMSEAFGTGTAAVVSPVGEFMYGDETVTVAGGKMGKLALEFYDILTGIQYGEIKDKFGWTETI
- a CDS encoding COG1361 family protein, which encodes MKKLVSVILTIAIILTLCLALGGVASAAGVSIKATVSPASLAGAGNVKLNVEVGNTSGVTISNLQLHYPGSGDTVSLENMASGDTQTYSNSQWAISEDMIGNEMAFELTFTAEDGSEKSVSTQPFTITRKESVVDVSGDASASTDTIKAGDKVKFTFVLQNDGNVKITDCALKAPPIKDGAQIGDTFSLSAGQKRTLEWSTVLNDSTDVKPSFTYKVNGETKTLKLDTISITAEGKDKKAAMTVSATGDNTTVRSGDKVKFTIDVKNSGSADLKNLKVVDQNGNSVSMDSKTLPADGGSAGGTLEVTVTQDGSYTFTATATDSDGNEVKASSAAIQVKVDAEATPTASVDVSNVIRLDATISTQELSKPGPVSFEFKIHNLSGETLTDVIISEATLGEIANIASMPEEEQTVPYTAQVDKTGSYTFTLKATLPDGTTVETTTAPATITVKQAAGGMMNLLVLMIVIICAIIGVAIALGVVVHKNKKKNGGKNGKPRPQKERGYEERPQQRSEQPRAQQRRQQRQMPQESIEPRPQPQRQKQQRPAKKNGGSGSRYGDRNKF
- a CDS encoding aconitate hydratase, whose amino-acid sequence is MGKPLGYKILEEHLVSGEMIPGSEISIRIDYTLTQDSTGTMAYLQFEAMGIDRVKTKKSVAYIDHNTLQSGFENADDHNYIMSVAKKHGIYASRPGNGICHQVNLERFGVPGATLLGSDSHTPTGGGIGMIAIGAGGLDVAVAMGGGAYYLNCPKFVNVELKGELSAGVSAKDVILEVLRVLSVKGGVGKIIEYTGEGVSTLSVPERATITNMGAELGATTSIFPSDEVTREFLKAQDREADFRPLSADADAEYDEHIVIDLSSLKPMAAMPHSPDNVKTIEEIGKIKVDQVCIGSCTNASYRDLMRVAAILKGKTVSPHTSLTISPGSKQVMNMLAKNGALADMIDAGARILECACGPCIGMGQSPATDAVSVRTFNRNFFGRSGTKSASVYLVSPETAAVTALNGYLSDARELADLSILDVAMPEKFEVNDNMIAPPADCACDVEVVRGPNIKPFPINSEMPDEIGAEVMLKMEDNITTDHIMPSNAKLLPYRSNIPYLSDFCLAPVDETFPARAKKAGKSILVAGQNYGQGSSREHAALAPLYLGVKAVIAKSFARIHMANLINSGILPLVFVNEADYDTIDQGDVLRIADVRGSVDGKDVFTVENETKGTSFEVRLEASERLRKILLAGGLLNYTKKNAQ
- a CDS encoding glycosyltransferase, with product MVVTFVVDMYDELSNGIIISAKRYVDRLRMRGHEVRVVASGDVDDPCFYRVKKRYIPLVSEVAKLQSVTFGRAEADVLGRALDGAGVVHLMQPFKLEKAAGLMALERGIPVIAGFHIQPENFIYNIKVIPFAGAADIFYKQFHRQFYRYFDDIHCPSQFIADELKAHGYRQNLHVISNGVDDRFQKLPDIPRPENFRVLMIGRLSPEKRQDLIIRAAAKSRYQKRIRLIFAGKGPEENRYRRLARKLGVTAEFAFYPTEKLVRLINSCSLYVHASDVDVEAISCLEAVSCGLVPVISDSRLSATKQFALTPHSLFKAGSADDLQQKMDWWLSHEKEREKYSPRYCALGETYRVDYMLDRMEQVYADMMARSAKQ
- the tyrS gene encoding tyrosine--tRNA ligase, with product MANVFDTLQERGFLKQTTHDGLKEMLGREKVKFYVGFDATADSLHVGHFVQLMAMAHMQRAGHVPIVLIGGGTTMIGDPSGKSDMRKMMTREIIAHNADRFREQIGKFLDFSDGKALMVDNADWLLDLNYVEFLREIGTCFSVNRMLTAECYKQRLEKGLTFFEFNYMLMQAYDFLVLSRKYGCTLEMGGDDQWSNILAGADLIRRKEQKEAYGLTITLLLKSDGKKMGKTESGAVWLDPEKTSPYDFYQYWRNVADADVKTCLSLLTFLPMDEVRRLSALKDHEINDAKKILAFEITKQVHGQAAAVEAQTAAEALFGSGGAGGSIPTTQISAAELAEHPQLLDIMIAAGLTKSRGEGRRLITQGGVLLNGEKVTDEFASLSEADLAGGGAMIRKGKKVFHKIILK
- a CDS encoding YigZ family protein — its product is MELKGYTCLAQRVEHEIVIKKSRFICALIPAEDEQQAAAELLKVKKKHYNAAHNCSAMILKPDASFEKSSDDGEPQGTAGLPMLEVLRHSALTNILAVVTRYFGGTLLGAGGLVRAYSASVSEALDEAKTIEMIPAVELGFVVEYADYSKLQSIASEYGAQVTAEFTDKVTARMTLRRLAFEQVKKKVQEAFFGMDVMELLGESYIRQTGDFKK
- a CDS encoding aminotransferase-like domain-containing protein, giving the protein MYRFAKRFDGVGGSEIRKIFGLLAVPDMISFAGGNPSPELFPEETLAEISEEIIAENGKSVLQYGGTLGVPAFIELLKYRNEDIMKETDDLVVLSGSSQGIDFFAHTMIEKGDVILAESPSFLGALQTFRLADADIKTVSMQPDGIDTAELEEKIKQYNPKFLYTIPTFQNPSGITMSGQKRQKVYDTCEKYGVLILEDDPYAELRYSGQPLESIKSYDQSGIVCKLASFSKTISPGLRVGYAIAHKDIIAKFNLLKQGADVHTSNLTQAMVMEFLKRGYYDGHVKMLCAEYKKQRDAMCGAIDKYFPQDAVRTDPEGGLFVWVTLPEKVNAREVFDACVAQKVAFVVGPPFFAEGGHENTLRMNFSMPTIPDIEKGVERMGQIIREFV
- a CDS encoding 2-hydroxyacid dehydrogenase encodes the protein MIRIAFYDTKPYDRVWFDKLKQAYGFEFKYYENKLNRDTAVLASGCDAVVAFVNDAIDAGTVAALYDNGIRVVAMRAAGYNNIDFKAAWGKIHILRVPAYSPYAVAEHAMALLLTLNRKIHHAYNRTREFNFSINGLTGFDLHGKTAGVIGTGKIGQVFIDICKGFGMRVVAYDPFPNPNVDVEYVTLKQLCRYSDVISLHCPLTKDTYHVIDEQTIAQMKRGVILINTSRGALIKSDALLEGIKSGKLGGAGLDVYEEESDLFFEDFSNTIMQDDILARLITMPNVIVTSHQAFLTDEALKNIAHTTLENLKAYFDDEPLYNEICYQCSKQKTCDKSHQKRCF